GGATAGTCTTATATAATTTAAGGAGAtcctagtactgaatatgaatcgaAAATAAACTAGAAGATTAGATCTACTAGTGTATAATAGATTAACCTAGTTGAGGACATTGAAATGATGACTGCTATCTTGGATCTATCCGATAAGATTTTGGCTAGGGTTTTCATACATTATGGTGGTGACTGGATTTGTtgggaaaattttgatttttgcatCCTCcttctagtcttcttgtttgattaaggtACACTACCCAATTTGTAAGCATTGGGATTTGAAATGCTTGATCTGTCTGAGACCGACTAGACTGAGCTTATTGAAGACTTGAATCTGTTTCAGCTAGTGTACTCTTACATACACTTGATAGACCTGACTTGACtgaaaatagggtatctctttCACGCTTGAGCAAGTAGCTTGGTTCATATATGACCTGTAAGTGGATTTGAATTCTGTGACTACTTGGGACTATGAATTACTAGGCATAAACTAGGCAAGTGAGTTTCTATTCGTACTCATGTTCCATGAACCTGAAATATTTGGCCCTACTTTTGAACCTATATAtacttgaaccctgcttttgactctacttctgaacttattcgtacttgtgtggttgtagaccggctactactcctctgtaatggttgaactgaacctctctggtgaggcattgcctggtgtgttttcaagcaccgtcattcttctggcgaggcatacctgttgtgtttttaagcaccaccagggattgaaattcttgaactgaacctctctgatgaggtattgcctgttgtgttatcaagcaccgccattcctttggcgagacatgcctgttgtgttatcaagcaccatcagggatgaaactttgacttgaggctctctggtgaagtatagccgttgtgctaacttgttgtatTTTCAAGCACTACcagggccaatttcttgagctaagatcctctggtgaagtttagccattgtgctaacttgttgtgttatcaagcaccaccaaggatgaaatttttgaactgagACTCTTTGGCAAAATATAGCCgtcgtgctagcttgttgtgttgtccaacaCCGCCAAGGGAAAAATTTCCGACTTGAGAAATTTCtatttgagattaaaccatgtcttgaattttcctaatatttgggactttaagtccaacttcaagccttttgcatgttttatctagTTAATCGATCAACTATCTATTGGATCATGAcgatttgatcagttggattgGGGTGCTTcttggcacttgattttgatatgTGGGATTAGAGTGATTCCTAGTATTTGACTACTTTCGAGGAatgttttgatctgattagtgcaagttggaatgtcgaggacgacattcttttaaggaggggagtttgtgacgccccgaaagaatgagtgtgagaacctgaaaatttttatatattttcgagaaattattttgtttccttgtctataattttatgcctttcttcaatatattaatttcctatacatttttataagggaatatagttttcgaatcatttccttgatacaagttagtccacgttaagtttgaagtgtattatggacgtgggacccgctagtgcggtaaatgcgatatatttttgacaacttgttggagttttgtattaagtgatattattttataaggtgttaagagataattagaggttagctaaaTTAATTAGTATGGAGAGACAAGAGGATAACCTTAAACATATAAGGTGCCACATGTCGCGTTTCTATTCGAgggtggacttttgaccaagatatttttaccttcttaaagctaattttgaccaaaatatttctTCATTCTTAGCCCCTTTTGGCCAAGCTtctagggagagaaaagaagaaaaaaacctCCAACTTTCTtcatccaatcttgctcaatctcacaatccaaccgttaaaaccttgatttgctccataaaaacccttctCTTAGTAGTATTGAAgtagttggtggagttgttttgggagaAATAAacctaagctactatctttcttgagttgtAAAGGTAAGTTTCTAAGAAATTTCCCTTTTGTTCTTAATAATCCATATGCCATTGTTCCATATCAATAATATAGTTGGGACCTATGCCATTGTTCCTGATCCACTATCtttttttaaagtaaatttTAGACTTTATTCATGTAAAGGCCAAACACAGGACATAGGAGCACAATGTTCTAAGCGCTAGGAAATGGTTCTCCTCTCACAACCCTCCTCCCTCTCCTAATAGCTGGGACTCCCAACTGATCTAGTTGAATTGCCCCCCTGACCAGCACTGGAGCTGCTTGTAGGTTGTCATAAATCCGAAGCGGGTCCTAGGTATGCGTGATCCCCACATTGGCCAATGCATCTGCTACTTTGTTCATCTCTTGAACACAGTGCAAAAACCTATCCACCACCGTAACCATTTGCCATATCTGCTCTTCCTCCACCCATACATGCCATGGACACTAAAGCCGCCGTTGTAAAACGCCTACTAAAATCGCAGAGTTTGATTGCACAAAAGGTGTGGCCACTCCTCGTCCATCGCACAGCCGAAGTCCTATTAATAGTGCCAGAACCTCTACTCGTAAGCTGGTTTGCTCACCAAGGAAAGCTGAGAACGCAAAAACTAGTTGACCATCGGAATCCCTGATCACTCCACCTCCACCACTCATACCAGGATTTCCTTTGAAATACCCATCAGTGTTGAATGTCAACTGCCCAGTCGTACTTGGCTTCCACCCCACAATGGTGAACCCATACCTGGGGGGAGGGAGTTTGGCAATTGCGTCACACATCTCCGGAAAAGCACTTGCATTTATCACTTGTGTAAATTGAATCTCGAACGCTGCTTTCATATCCCTGAAAATCGCCTGGCAGACCTCTTCACTCTGTAGCCTGACTCCGTAAAAAACTGCTCTATTTCTCGCTTTCCAAATATTCCAGCATATCCAGCTGGGCAATCTGGCAAGCACAAATCTCCATTCTTCGGACGTAGCCCCAACAGCCACCAACTCAGGAGGCATGCCCTTAAATTTTGAGGTTGAGGAGTGACCCCACAAATTGCATTGAAGAAGCTTCAAACCTCCAACACTAGTCGTCCAGTGAAAAAGACATGTTCAATCGTCTCCGCTTCAGTTGCAGCACAGCAGAAACACTTG
This region of Coffea arabica cultivar ET-39 chromosome 3c, Coffea Arabica ET-39 HiFi, whole genome shotgun sequence genomic DNA includes:
- the LOC113735879 gene encoding uncharacterized protein, whose amino-acid sequence is MPPELVAVGATSEEWRFVLARLPSWICWNIWKARNRAVFYGVRLQSEEVCQAIFRDMKAAFEIQFTQVINASAFPEMCDAIAKLPPPRYGFTIVGWKPSTTGQLTFNTDGYFKGNPGMSGGGGVIRDSDGQLVFAFSAFLGEQTSLRVEVLALLIGLRLCDGRGVATPFVQSNSAILVGVLQRRL